The Lutibacter profundi genome includes a region encoding these proteins:
- a CDS encoding GatB/YqeY domain-containing protein: MSLQQELMVKMKEAMKSKDRVALESLRAIKSEILLAQTKGGTSEGLTQDDEIKLLQKLVKQRKDSASIYKEQGRDDLAEPELAQVKIIAQFLPEQLSEKELKAIISKIMETVGATSMKDMGKVMGVASKQLAGKADGKSISTVVKQLLE; encoded by the coding sequence ATGAGTTTGCAACAAGAGTTAATGGTTAAAATGAAAGAAGCGATGAAATCTAAAGATAGAGTTGCATTAGAATCTTTAAGAGCAATAAAGTCAGAAATCTTATTGGCACAAACCAAAGGAGGCACTTCTGAAGGCTTAACACAAGATGATGAAATTAAATTACTTCAAAAATTAGTAAAACAGCGTAAAGACAGCGCATCAATATACAAAGAGCAAGGTAGAGATGATTTAGCTGAACCTGAATTAGCACAAGTTAAAATAATTGCACAATTTTTACCTGAACAATTAAGTGAAAAAGAGCTAAAAGCAATAATTTCAAAAATTATGGAAACAGTTGGAGCAACTTCAATGAAAGATATGGGAAAAGTAATGGGGGTGGCTTCAAAACAATTAGCAGGAAAAGCAGATGGTAAATCAATTTCAACAGTTGTAAAACAACTTTTAGAATAA
- the ftsZ gene encoding cell division protein FtsZ, with product MSSSDFNNISFDLPKNQSNVIKVIGVGGGGSNAVNHMYSQGIKGVDFVICNTDAQALQNSPIPTKIQLGVSLTEGLGAGANPDVGEQAALENIQEIKDMLSSNSKMVFITVGMGGGTGTGAAPVIAKVARELDLLTIGIVTTPFSFEGKMRNEQAQKGIENLREYVDSLVVINNNKLREVYGNLGFKAGFSKADEVLSTASRGIAEVITHHYTQNIDLRDAKTVLSNSGTAIMGSASASGENRSEIAISEALDSPLLNDNKITGAKNVLLLIVSGSEEITIDEIGEINDFIQAEAKSDVNIIMGVGEDKSLGNAISVTIVATGFTADQQHEIINTDPKKIIHTLGDDDQEATYDFAEKKIDRPLEKKIRKPTNIENKIEDKIIYNLEEEKEEDFKIIPTTEFIKNIDVVYEEINLNVTEKDFVITSITAEEEEFIEEKETENQISLTFDLPIDKSTKNIDLEEETVKVENIEVFEHQEIKATKEIDEDVYFSLEDYAELEDSLTQAKKPTLMNTEIDDDLNFTLRSKNNDKIDINEQEVIDHKEISPLDLTIEELQKRASKRREKMKNFNYKFTNNIKKKIDDIEKEPAYKRMGVELDETSHSSEINQSRTTLEIDENDDIQFRSNNSFLHDNVD from the coding sequence ATGAGCAGTTCAGATTTTAACAATATTTCGTTTGACTTACCAAAAAATCAATCTAACGTTATTAAAGTGATTGGCGTTGGTGGTGGAGGTAGTAATGCCGTTAATCACATGTATTCACAAGGGATTAAAGGAGTTGATTTTGTTATTTGTAATACCGATGCTCAGGCATTACAAAATAGTCCAATTCCTACTAAAATTCAATTGGGAGTTTCTTTAACTGAAGGTTTGGGAGCCGGTGCAAACCCAGATGTTGGTGAGCAGGCTGCTTTAGAAAACATACAAGAAATTAAAGATATGCTATCTTCTAACTCTAAAATGGTATTTATTACAGTTGGTATGGGTGGAGGAACAGGCACTGGTGCAGCTCCCGTTATTGCTAAAGTAGCTCGTGAATTAGACTTGTTAACAATTGGTATTGTAACAACGCCATTTTCATTTGAAGGTAAAATGCGGAATGAACAAGCCCAAAAAGGAATTGAAAATTTACGTGAATATGTTGATTCATTAGTTGTAATTAATAATAATAAATTGAGAGAAGTTTATGGTAATCTAGGTTTTAAAGCTGGATTTTCCAAAGCCGATGAAGTTTTATCTACAGCTTCTCGTGGTATTGCAGAAGTAATTACCCATCACTACACTCAAAATATTGATTTAAGAGATGCTAAAACAGTATTGTCAAATAGTGGAACAGCCATTATGGGATCAGCTTCAGCTTCAGGAGAAAATAGATCTGAGATAGCTATTTCAGAAGCACTAGACTCTCCTTTATTAAATGATAATAAAATTACAGGAGCTAAAAATGTATTATTATTAATTGTTTCAGGAAGTGAAGAAATTACGATTGATGAAATAGGTGAAATAAATGATTTTATTCAGGCAGAAGCTAAGTCAGATGTAAATATCATTATGGGAGTTGGTGAAGATAAATCTTTAGGAAACGCTATTTCAGTAACCATTGTTGCAACAGGATTTACTGCAGATCAACAACATGAAATTATCAATACCGACCCCAAAAAAATTATACACACACTTGGAGATGATGATCAAGAAGCGACGTACGATTTTGCGGAGAAAAAAATAGACAGACCTTTAGAAAAGAAAATACGTAAGCCTACAAATATTGAAAATAAAATAGAAGACAAAATAATATATAACTTAGAAGAAGAAAAAGAAGAAGATTTTAAAATTATACCTACAACTGAATTTATTAAGAATATTGATGTAGTTTATGAAGAAATTAATTTAAATGTTACTGAGAAAGATTTTGTAATAACTTCTATAACTGCTGAGGAAGAAGAATTTATTGAAGAAAAGGAAACAGAAAATCAAATTTCTCTTACGTTCGATTTACCTATTGATAAATCTACCAAAAACATTGATTTAGAGGAGGAAACGGTTAAGGTTGAAAATATTGAAGTTTTTGAACACCAAGAGATTAAGGCTACTAAAGAAATAGACGAGGATGTTTATTTTTCATTAGAAGATTATGCAGAATTGGAAGATAGTTTAACACAAGCAAAAAAGCCAACACTAATGAATACAGAAATTGATGATGATTTAAATTTTACACTCCGTTCTAAAAATAATGATAAAATTGATATTAATGAACAAGAAGTAATAGATCATAAAGAAATTTCTCCATTAGATTTAACAATAGAAGAGTTACAAAAAAGAGCTTCTAAAAGACGTGAAAAAATGAAAAATTTCAATTATAAATTTACAAATAATATCAAGAAAAAAATTGATGATATAGAAAAAGAACCAGCATATAAGAGAATGGGAGTTGAATTAGATGAAACATCACATTCATCAGAAATTAATCAATCAAGAACAACTCTTGAAATTGATGAAAATGATGATATCCAATTTAGATCTAATAATTCTTTTTTACATGATAACGTAGATTAA
- the moaA gene encoding GTP 3',8-cyclase MoaA, producing MQQLTDKFGRKITYLRLAITDRCNLRCQYCMPAQGINIVDRKELLSYKEMYRITRVLSELGVNKVRLTGGEPFVRKDFVNFLESLSFNDKLDEINITTNGALISNHITKLEALNINAINLSIDSLQKEKFAKITRRDVFDNVYQTFLDLEKSKLKLKLNIVIQSGFNTDEIIDFIELSKNKDIAVRFIEEMPFNGKGQREIEEEWNFKKIIGHINNHYKNVEPVLSKKSSTSKNYKIPNYKGTFGIIPAFTRTICGDCNRIRITATGMFKNCLFDGGVFNVRDFIRKGASDNELKELFINTVHHKPKNGFIAEASRGNDITESMSTIGG from the coding sequence ATGCAGCAATTAACAGATAAATTTGGGAGAAAAATAACTTATTTACGTCTAGCTATTACAGATCGATGTAATTTGCGTTGTCAATACTGTATGCCTGCTCAAGGAATCAATATTGTTGATAGAAAAGAACTACTTTCTTATAAAGAAATGTATCGTATTACTCGAGTTCTTTCTGAATTAGGCGTAAATAAAGTTCGTTTAACAGGCGGTGAACCATTTGTACGAAAAGACTTTGTAAACTTTTTAGAATCGCTATCTTTTAATGATAAATTGGATGAAATAAATATTACCACAAACGGAGCATTAATTTCCAATCATATAACCAAATTAGAAGCGTTAAATATTAATGCAATTAATTTGAGTATTGATAGTTTACAAAAAGAGAAATTTGCTAAAATTACACGAAGAGACGTGTTTGATAATGTATACCAAACCTTTTTAGATTTAGAGAAAAGTAAGTTAAAATTAAAACTAAATATTGTAATTCAATCGGGTTTTAATACCGATGAGATTATTGATTTTATTGAACTTTCAAAAAACAAAGATATTGCAGTTCGTTTTATTGAAGAAATGCCTTTTAATGGGAAAGGGCAAAGAGAAATTGAGGAGGAATGGAATTTTAAAAAAATTATAGGTCATATAAATAATCACTACAAAAATGTAGAGCCAGTTCTATCTAAAAAATCATCTACATCAAAAAATTATAAAATACCAAATTATAAGGGAACCTTTGGTATAATTCCAGCCTTTACGCGAACTATTTGTGGTGATTGTAATAGAATTAGAATTACAGCAACAGGTATGTTTAAAAATTGTTTATTTGACGGAGGTGTTTTTAACGTAAGAGATTTTATTAGAAAAGGGGCAAGTGATAATGAATTGAAAGAACTGTTTATAAATACAGTTCATCATAAGCCTAAAAATGGATTTATAGCGGAAGCATCACGTGGTAATGATATTACAGAAAGTATGTCAACTATTGGAGGATAA
- a CDS encoding DUF6660 family protein: protein MKLIVIILSIYTVVLTAIPCDDVFINDKQQEMSISQSSDDVNHNTFDLCSPFCSCVCCASFFTEQPIYDEVLQTKIAVKELCTFSNTSFANNYFSKIYQPPRV from the coding sequence ATGAAATTAATAGTCATCATATTATCAATTTATACGGTTGTTTTAACTGCAATACCGTGTGATGATGTATTTATTAATGATAAACAACAGGAGATGTCAATTTCTCAAAGTTCTGATGATGTCAATCACAATACATTTGATTTATGTTCTCCTTTTTGTTCTTGCGTTTGTTGTGCTAGTTTTTTTACAGAGCAACCTATTTATGATGAAGTTCTTCAAACTAAAATAGCTGTAAAAGAATTGTGTACTTTTAGTAACACTTCTTTTGCTAATAATTATTTTTCTAAAATTTATCAGCCACCAAGAGTTTAA
- a CDS encoding molybdopterin molybdotransferase MoeA, producing MNLSTVSEALKIILNTSENFGTEEVNFLDSVGRVLKEDIIADRDFPPFNRVSMDGIAIAFEAFSKGQRVFKIEGVQAAGSKQLTLQNSTNCVEAMTGAMLPMNTDVVIQYELLTIENKVATVNTDEIKKNKNVHLKGLDRKKGDVLIPKNTKISSAEVGVFATVGKTIVTVAKQPKVMIISTGNELVDVSENPAEHQIRRSNVFTLVSLLDKLKIKTETAHIPDDKNLLLSKIERFLNEYDVLLFSGAVSKGKFDYIPDVLDKLGVQKLFHRVQQRPGKPFWFGKKGFKTVFAFPGNPVSTFVSCLKYFYSWYYKSVGLNFENQNEAILNEDFYFKPNLTYFLQVKITQINGNIYATPVKGRGSADLVNLVDADAFLELPDNRSNFIKGEVFPLIMYR from the coding sequence ATGAATTTAAGCACAGTTAGTGAAGCGTTAAAAATTATTTTAAATACTTCTGAAAATTTTGGAACTGAAGAGGTTAATTTTTTAGATTCAGTAGGAAGGGTTTTAAAAGAAGATATTATTGCAGATAGAGATTTCCCTCCATTCAATAGAGTAAGTATGGACGGAATTGCAATAGCATTTGAAGCATTTAGCAAAGGGCAACGAGTATTTAAAATTGAAGGAGTTCAGGCTGCAGGAAGTAAACAATTAACATTGCAAAATTCAACAAACTGTGTTGAGGCCATGACAGGAGCTATGCTTCCAATGAATACAGATGTGGTTATTCAATATGAATTATTAACTATTGAAAATAAGGTTGCTACGGTAAATACAGATGAAATTAAAAAAAATAAAAATGTTCATTTAAAAGGATTGGATAGAAAAAAAGGGGACGTTTTAATACCTAAAAACACTAAAATATCTTCAGCTGAAGTAGGTGTTTTTGCAACTGTTGGAAAAACAATAGTTACAGTTGCCAAGCAACCAAAAGTAATGATAATTTCAACAGGAAATGAATTAGTTGATGTCTCTGAAAATCCTGCCGAACATCAAATTAGAAGAAGCAATGTTTTTACGTTGGTTTCACTTTTAGATAAATTAAAAATTAAAACTGAAACAGCACATATTCCAGATGATAAAAATTTACTATTGAGTAAAATTGAGAGATTTTTAAATGAGTATGATGTGTTATTGTTTAGCGGTGCGGTTTCTAAAGGGAAATTTGATTATATTCCTGATGTTTTAGATAAATTAGGTGTTCAAAAATTATTTCATAGAGTACAGCAGCGACCAGGAAAACCATTTTGGTTTGGCAAAAAAGGATTCAAAACTGTTTTTGCTTTCCCTGGGAATCCAGTTTCAACTTTTGTAAGTTGCTTAAAATATTTTTATTCGTGGTATTACAAATCTGTAGGTCTAAATTTTGAGAACCAAAATGAAGCAATTTTAAATGAAGATTTTTATTTTAAACCAAATTTAACCTATTTCTTACAAGTTAAAATCACCCAAATTAATGGTAACATATATGCAACACCTGTTAAGGGAAGAGGATCTGCAGATTTGGTGAATTTAGTAGATGCCGATGCCTTTTTGGAATTGCCAGATAACAGGAGTAATTTTATTAAAGGAGAGGTATTTCCATTAATAATGTATAGATAA